Proteins from a genomic interval of Capsicum annuum cultivar UCD-10X-F1 chromosome 4, UCD10Xv1.1, whole genome shotgun sequence:
- the LOC107866756 gene encoding kinetochore protein NUF2 homolog isoform X3 encodes MSRFDYPTLPRQDIIAVLAEAQIASVSDEDLIKPTPDFVTKLYSSILLHIDTLQDDHDQVDFSALELLENPDLHVDSFRTINLFHKIREMLAALDCPEIFTLRDLIKPEPDRTRFFVGAILNFCLHRDTKLNAIRPTVEELTLIDEQRLTLDARISQLNGEIAEQNELREREMPLVQEIDSNVKDLRQTISGLNNHQMSLKASIRKLKERAKEMDEKISNADFALVQAVHDNANLRSKIVQSPDKLQKALEEKKSVQAEIRNAERAAMQSFQNKTAILEVYTKAYKKMSKNFNQMQAIQEQVNSTKSIEKDVKVLKLKLSDEEVLEKSLEAKLVERQGKVDQLEELRKQLEKERDLSYEEGAKELKNVKLEVESKRHGLEARQHDLEGVLSEADAITEKINSVRESGASKCQELGRNCEEVIAEIAGRLTMQKCLFDWKE; translated from the exons ATGTCGAGATTTGATTACCCAACGTTGCCCCGACAAGACATCATCGCAGTATTAGCGGAAGCTCAAATAGCCTCCGTCTCCGATGAAGATCTCATCAAACCTACTCCCGACTTTGTCACTAAACTCTACTCCAGCATTCTTCTTCACATCGACACTCTCCA GGATGATCATGACCAGGTGGATTTTTCGGCATTGGAGCTCCTTGAGAACCCGGATCTTCATGTCGACTCTTTTCGGACCATTAATTTGTTTCATAAGATAAGGGAGATGTTGGCTGCTTTGGATTGTCCTGAGATATTTACTCTCAGGGATTTGATCAAGCCTGAACCTGATCGCACCAGGTTCTTTGTCGGAGCTATCCTCAATTTTTGTCTTCACAG GGACACTAAATTAAATGCTATACGACCGACTGTGGAAGAGCTGACTCTCATAGATGAACAACGGCTAACTCTGGACGCTAGAATATCTCAG TTAAATGGAGAGATTGCAGAGCAGAATGAATTAAGAGAAAGGGAGATGCCTCTTGTTCAAGAAATAGATTCTAATGTTAAGGACCTGAGGCAAACAATTTCTGGTCTTAACAATCACCAAATGTCCTTGAAGGCCTCAATAAGAAAACTCAAGGAGAGGGCTAAAGAGATGGATGAAAAG ATTTCTAATGCAGACTTTGCATTGGTACAAGCTGTTCATGACAATGCCAATTTACGTTCTAAGATTGTCCAATCACCAGATAAGCTTCAG AAAGCACTGGAGGAAAAGAAATCAGTTCAAGCTGAGATAAGGAATGCTGAAAGAGCAGCAATGcagtcttttcaaaataaaactgCAATTCTTGAGGTTTATACAAAG GCTTACAAGAAAATGTCCAAGAACTTCAATCAGATGCAGGCTATACAGGAGCAG gttaattcaactaaatctattgagaaagatgttAAAGTTCTCAAACTAAAGCTGAGTGACGAGGAAGTACTTGAAAAGTCCCTTGAAGCTAAACTAGTTGAAAGGCAAGGAAAAG TGGACCAATTGGAAGAATTAAGAAAGCaattagagaaagaaagagatctTAGTTATGAGGAGGGTGCCAAAGAATTGAAAAATGTAAAGTTGGAAGTGGAATCAAAGAGACATGGTCTTGAAGCAAGGCAACATGACTTGGAAGGTGTACTTTCAGAG GCGGATGCAATAACTGAAAAAATTAACTCTGTAAGGGAATCTGGAGCATCTAAATGCCAAGAATTGGGCCGTAATTGCGAAGAAGTCATAGCAGAG ATCGCAGGAAGATTAACTATGCAAAAGTGCTTATTTGATTGGAAAGAGTAG
- the LOC107866756 gene encoding kinetochore protein NUF2 homolog isoform X2 gives MSRFDYPTLPRQDIIAVLAEAQIASVSDEDLIKPTPDFVTKLYSSILLHIDTLQDDHDQVDFSALELLENPDLHVDSFRTINLFHKIREMLAALDCPEIFTLRDLIKPEPDRTRFFVGAILNFCLHRDTKLNAIRPTVEELTLIDEQRLTLDARISQLNGEIAEQNELREREMPLVQEIDSNVKDLRQTISGLNNHQMSLKASIRKLKERAKEMDEKISNADFALVQAVHDNANLRSKIVQSPDKLQKALEEKKSVQAEIRNAERAAMQSFQNKTAILEVYTKAYKKMSKNFNQMQAIQEQVNSTKSIEKDVKVLKLKLSDEEVLEKSLEAKLVERQGKVDQLEELRKQLEKERDLSYEEGAKELKNVKLEVESKRHGLEARQHDLEGVLSEADAITEKINSVRESGASKCQELGRNCEEVIAEFYRHSNSIRDLLPYIEVDQTVVEKRS, from the exons ATGTCGAGATTTGATTACCCAACGTTGCCCCGACAAGACATCATCGCAGTATTAGCGGAAGCTCAAATAGCCTCCGTCTCCGATGAAGATCTCATCAAACCTACTCCCGACTTTGTCACTAAACTCTACTCCAGCATTCTTCTTCACATCGACACTCTCCA GGATGATCATGACCAGGTGGATTTTTCGGCATTGGAGCTCCTTGAGAACCCGGATCTTCATGTCGACTCTTTTCGGACCATTAATTTGTTTCATAAGATAAGGGAGATGTTGGCTGCTTTGGATTGTCCTGAGATATTTACTCTCAGGGATTTGATCAAGCCTGAACCTGATCGCACCAGGTTCTTTGTCGGAGCTATCCTCAATTTTTGTCTTCACAG GGACACTAAATTAAATGCTATACGACCGACTGTGGAAGAGCTGACTCTCATAGATGAACAACGGCTAACTCTGGACGCTAGAATATCTCAG TTAAATGGAGAGATTGCAGAGCAGAATGAATTAAGAGAAAGGGAGATGCCTCTTGTTCAAGAAATAGATTCTAATGTTAAGGACCTGAGGCAAACAATTTCTGGTCTTAACAATCACCAAATGTCCTTGAAGGCCTCAATAAGAAAACTCAAGGAGAGGGCTAAAGAGATGGATGAAAAG ATTTCTAATGCAGACTTTGCATTGGTACAAGCTGTTCATGACAATGCCAATTTACGTTCTAAGATTGTCCAATCACCAGATAAGCTTCAG AAAGCACTGGAGGAAAAGAAATCAGTTCAAGCTGAGATAAGGAATGCTGAAAGAGCAGCAATGcagtcttttcaaaataaaactgCAATTCTTGAGGTTTATACAAAG GCTTACAAGAAAATGTCCAAGAACTTCAATCAGATGCAGGCTATACAGGAGCAG gttaattcaactaaatctattgagaaagatgttAAAGTTCTCAAACTAAAGCTGAGTGACGAGGAAGTACTTGAAAAGTCCCTTGAAGCTAAACTAGTTGAAAGGCAAGGAAAAG TGGACCAATTGGAAGAATTAAGAAAGCaattagagaaagaaagagatctTAGTTATGAGGAGGGTGCCAAAGAATTGAAAAATGTAAAGTTGGAAGTGGAATCAAAGAGACATGGTCTTGAAGCAAGGCAACATGACTTGGAAGGTGTACTTTCAGAG GCGGATGCAATAACTGAAAAAATTAACTCTGTAAGGGAATCTGGAGCATCTAAATGCCAAGAATTGGGCCGTAATTGCGAAGAAGTCATAGCAGAG TTTTATCGCCACTCAAACTCAATCAGAGACTTACTACCGTACATTGAAGTGGATCAGACAGTTGTTGAGAAAAGGAGTTga
- the LOC107866756 gene encoding kinetochore protein NUF2 homolog isoform X1, whose protein sequence is MSRFDYPTLPRQDIIAVLAEAQIASVSDEDLIKPTPDFVTKLYSSILLHIDTLQDDHDQVDFSALELLENPDLHVDSFRTINLFHKIREMLAALDCPEIFTLRDLIKPEPDRTRFFVGAILNFCLHRDTKLNAIRPTVEELTLIDEQRLTLDARISQLNGEIAEQNELREREMPLVQEIDSNVKDLRQTISGLNNHQMSLKASIRKLKERAKEMDEKISNADFALVQAVHDNANLRSKIVQSPDKLQKALEEKKSVQAEIRNAERAAMQSFQNKTAILEVYTKAYKKMSKNFNQMQAIQEQVNSTKSIEKDVKVLKLKLSDEEVLEKSLEAKLVERQGKVDQLEELRKQLEKERDLSYEEGAKELKNVKLEVESKRHGLEARQHDLEGVLSEADAITEKINSVRESGASKCQELGRNCEEVIAEVQLSRHLCSTNLFCFIATQTQSETYYRTLKWIRQLLRKGVDLLLYYYSEPEQFYCNNLRREGKTFMIQI, encoded by the exons ATGTCGAGATTTGATTACCCAACGTTGCCCCGACAAGACATCATCGCAGTATTAGCGGAAGCTCAAATAGCCTCCGTCTCCGATGAAGATCTCATCAAACCTACTCCCGACTTTGTCACTAAACTCTACTCCAGCATTCTTCTTCACATCGACACTCTCCA GGATGATCATGACCAGGTGGATTTTTCGGCATTGGAGCTCCTTGAGAACCCGGATCTTCATGTCGACTCTTTTCGGACCATTAATTTGTTTCATAAGATAAGGGAGATGTTGGCTGCTTTGGATTGTCCTGAGATATTTACTCTCAGGGATTTGATCAAGCCTGAACCTGATCGCACCAGGTTCTTTGTCGGAGCTATCCTCAATTTTTGTCTTCACAG GGACACTAAATTAAATGCTATACGACCGACTGTGGAAGAGCTGACTCTCATAGATGAACAACGGCTAACTCTGGACGCTAGAATATCTCAG TTAAATGGAGAGATTGCAGAGCAGAATGAATTAAGAGAAAGGGAGATGCCTCTTGTTCAAGAAATAGATTCTAATGTTAAGGACCTGAGGCAAACAATTTCTGGTCTTAACAATCACCAAATGTCCTTGAAGGCCTCAATAAGAAAACTCAAGGAGAGGGCTAAAGAGATGGATGAAAAG ATTTCTAATGCAGACTTTGCATTGGTACAAGCTGTTCATGACAATGCCAATTTACGTTCTAAGATTGTCCAATCACCAGATAAGCTTCAG AAAGCACTGGAGGAAAAGAAATCAGTTCAAGCTGAGATAAGGAATGCTGAAAGAGCAGCAATGcagtcttttcaaaataaaactgCAATTCTTGAGGTTTATACAAAG GCTTACAAGAAAATGTCCAAGAACTTCAATCAGATGCAGGCTATACAGGAGCAG gttaattcaactaaatctattgagaaagatgttAAAGTTCTCAAACTAAAGCTGAGTGACGAGGAAGTACTTGAAAAGTCCCTTGAAGCTAAACTAGTTGAAAGGCAAGGAAAAG TGGACCAATTGGAAGAATTAAGAAAGCaattagagaaagaaagagatctTAGTTATGAGGAGGGTGCCAAAGAATTGAAAAATGTAAAGTTGGAAGTGGAATCAAAGAGACATGGTCTTGAAGCAAGGCAACATGACTTGGAAGGTGTACTTTCAGAG GCGGATGCAATAACTGAAAAAATTAACTCTGTAAGGGAATCTGGAGCATCTAAATGCCAAGAATTGGGCCGTAATTGCGAAGAAGTCATAGCAGAGGTACAACTATCTCGACATTTGTGTTCTACAAATCTATTTTG TTTTATCGCCACTCAAACTCAATCAGAGACTTACTACCGTACATTGAAGTGGATCAGACAGTTGTTGAGAAAAGGAGTTgatcttttattatattattatagtgAACCAGAGCAGTTCTACTGTAACAATTTGAGAAGAGAGGGAAAAACCTTCATGATTCAGATTTAA